One window of the Gemmatimonadaceae bacterium genome contains the following:
- the hypE gene encoding hydrogenase expression/formation protein HypE has product MTAVGSVTLACPAPLDASDRVQLGHGSGGKMSAALLRQRFLPALANDALAQLGDGAVVNVAGVEVVVSTDTFVVSPLEFPGGDIGSLAVHGTLNDVAMMGARPVCLTAGFVLEEGLPLDILDRIVRSMADAARLAGVPVVAGDTKVVERGKADGLYINTTGIGAADARFRPAPERARAGDVVIVSGAIGRHGMAIMATREGLAFETTITSDSACLVGLVERLRMARVDVHVLRDPTRGGVASALNEIAAASGVGVEIDETVLPVPDDVRAACEVLGLDPIYVANEGILLAFVPAGDAERVLAALRSHPLGAGALQIGRVITRHPGVVALRTSLGGTRIVDLLPGDQLPRIC; this is encoded by the coding sequence GTGACGGCCGTGGGTTCGGTCACGCTCGCCTGCCCGGCGCCGCTCGATGCTTCCGACCGCGTGCAACTGGGCCACGGCTCCGGCGGGAAGATGAGCGCGGCGCTGCTTCGCCAGCGCTTCCTTCCAGCGCTCGCCAACGACGCTCTGGCGCAACTCGGCGACGGCGCGGTGGTGAATGTCGCGGGAGTCGAGGTCGTAGTCTCGACAGATACGTTCGTCGTGAGTCCGCTGGAGTTCCCGGGAGGCGACATCGGGTCGCTCGCCGTTCACGGCACGCTGAACGACGTCGCCATGATGGGGGCGCGGCCCGTGTGCCTGACGGCTGGCTTCGTGCTCGAGGAAGGGCTTCCTCTCGACATCCTCGACCGCATCGTTCGCTCGATGGCGGATGCAGCGAGACTGGCGGGCGTGCCCGTCGTGGCCGGTGACACGAAGGTCGTGGAGCGCGGAAAGGCCGATGGTCTCTACATCAACACCACCGGCATCGGGGCGGCCGACGCGCGATTCCGCCCGGCGCCGGAGCGCGCGCGGGCCGGCGACGTGGTGATCGTGAGCGGCGCCATCGGCCGCCATGGCATGGCGATCATGGCCACGCGTGAAGGGCTGGCGTTCGAGACGACCATCACCAGCGACAGTGCCTGCCTGGTCGGCCTCGTCGAGCGCCTGCGCATGGCGCGCGTCGACGTGCACGTGCTGCGCGATCCAACGCGCGGCGGCGTGGCGAGCGCGCTGAACGAGATCGCCGCAGCATCCGGGGTCGGTGTCGAAATCGACGAGACCGTGCTTCCCGTGCCGGACGACGTACGCGCTGCGTGCGAAGTGCTCGGGCTCGACCCCATTTATGTAGCCAACGAGGGCATCCTGCTCGCCTTCGTCCCCGCCGGCGACGCCGAGCGTGTGCTGGCGGCGCTGCGCTCGCACCCACTGGGCGCAGGGGCGCTCCAGATCGGCCGCGTGATCACCAGGCACCCCGGGGTGGTGGCCCTGCGCACCTCGCTCGGCGGTACACGCATCGTTGACCTCCTGCCGGGGGACCAGCTCCCCCGCATCTGCTAG
- a CDS encoding cation transporter, translating into MTDTSRSALVRRGLLLNYATIGYNVVEAVVSVLAGFIAGSVALIAFGLDSLVEVTSSIAAQWRLRADFDSQRRVRVERAALRTIGASFLVLAAYVFVGSVMALYQKDTPEKSPMGVGILTLSVIVMPWLAKQRRQVAVQLGSRALEADARQTSLCAYLSMIALAGVGLTAVFGLWWADSIAALAMVPIIAIEGLEGVRGEDACGDDCN; encoded by the coding sequence TTGACTGACACCAGCCGCTCCGCGCTCGTTCGTCGCGGGCTCCTTCTCAACTATGCAACAATTGGCTACAACGTTGTCGAGGCGGTCGTGTCCGTCCTCGCAGGGTTCATCGCGGGCAGCGTCGCGCTTATCGCATTTGGCCTGGATAGCCTCGTCGAGGTGACGTCGAGCATCGCTGCTCAATGGCGATTGCGAGCCGATTTCGATTCGCAGCGGCGCGTTCGTGTGGAGCGAGCCGCACTGAGAACGATCGGAGCGAGCTTCCTGGTCCTCGCCGCATACGTCTTCGTCGGAAGCGTCATGGCATTGTACCAAAAGGACACCCCCGAGAAGAGTCCCATGGGAGTCGGGATTCTCACTCTTTCGGTCATCGTCATGCCCTGGCTTGCGAAACAGAGACGCCAGGTCGCCGTGCAGCTCGGTAGCAGGGCTCTCGAGGCGGATGCCAGGCAAACCTCATTGTGCGCGTACCTCTCCATGATCGCGCTCGCTGGCGTGGGGCTTACGGCGGTGTTCGGGTTGTGGTGGGCTGATTCGATCGCGGCGCTCGCAATGGTTCCAATCATCGCGATCGAGGGGTTGGAGGGAGTGCGCGGCGAGGATGCATGCGGAGATGACTGCAACTGA
- the hypD gene encoding hydrogenase formation protein HypD has protein sequence MKYLTEYRDATIALPLIERIKRTATRPWTLMEVCGGQTHTIVRQGLDELLEGAIEMIHGPGCPVCVTPLEQIDKALMLAARPEVIFTSFGDMLRVPGSDCDLQQVRARGGNVRVVYSPLDALEIARRNPDREVVFFAVGFETTAPANAMAVWRARELGVPNFTVLVSHVTVPPAISAIMQSPDNRVQGFLAAGHVCAVMGWTEYEPLAKRYRVPIVVTGFEPLDILEGMLMAVQQLEAGRHIVENQYVRSVRREGTPAARMRVEEVFELADRKWRGIGEIPMSGLRLRPEFAAFDAELKFGLGDVHVNEPAECHAGEVLTGKLKPPRCPAFGTRCTPERPLGALMVSAEGACAAYYHLAKYRGSGDSAAAGAVS, from the coding sequence GTGAAGTACCTCACCGAGTACCGGGACGCGACGATCGCGCTCCCGCTGATCGAGCGAATCAAGCGCACGGCCACGCGCCCGTGGACGCTCATGGAAGTGTGCGGCGGCCAGACGCATACCATCGTGCGGCAGGGGCTCGACGAGCTGCTCGAGGGCGCGATCGAGATGATCCACGGACCCGGTTGCCCGGTGTGCGTGACCCCGCTCGAGCAGATCGACAAGGCGCTCATGCTTGCCGCGCGTCCCGAAGTGATCTTCACGTCGTTCGGTGACATGCTGCGCGTGCCGGGCAGCGACTGCGACCTGCAACAGGTTCGCGCGCGCGGCGGCAACGTGCGCGTCGTGTACTCGCCCCTCGACGCGCTCGAGATCGCGCGTCGCAACCCGGACCGCGAAGTGGTCTTCTTCGCCGTCGGGTTCGAGACCACGGCCCCCGCGAACGCGATGGCCGTCTGGCGGGCCCGCGAGCTTGGCGTGCCGAACTTCACCGTGCTCGTCTCGCACGTCACCGTCCCGCCCGCGATCAGCGCGATCATGCAATCGCCGGACAACCGCGTGCAGGGGTTTCTCGCCGCCGGCCACGTCTGCGCGGTGATGGGATGGACGGAATACGAGCCCCTCGCGAAGCGATATCGCGTCCCGATCGTCGTCACGGGGTTCGAGCCGCTCGATATTCTCGAGGGGATGCTGATGGCGGTGCAGCAGCTCGAGGCCGGCCGACACATCGTGGAGAACCAGTACGTGCGCTCCGTGCGGCGTGAGGGAACGCCGGCGGCCCGCATGCGCGTGGAGGAAGTCTTCGAGCTCGCCGACCGGAAATGGCGCGGCATCGGCGAGATCCCGATGAGCGGCTTGCGGCTCCGGCCGGAGTTCGCCGCCTTCGACGCGGAGCTGAAGTTCGGCCTGGGCGATGTTCACGTGAACGAACCCGCCGAGTGCCACGCCGGCGAAGTGCTCACGGGAAAGCTCAAGCCGCCGCGATGCCCCGCGTTCGGCACCCGCTGCACTCCCGAGCGCCCCCTTGGTGCGCTCATGGTATCCGCCGAGGGTGCGTGCGCGGCGTACTATCATCTCGCGAAGTACCGCGGGTCCGGCGACTCCGCGGCGGCAGGAGCGGTGTCGTGA
- a CDS encoding HypC/HybG/HupF family hydrogenase formation chaperone, translated as MCLGIPGRIVELRDDGGFPMGVVDFGGVRREVCLSYVQADAAVGDYVIVHVGFAISKVDESEARRTFEVLREMSRLDELDWIGEVADAALAGQSAAPAPGGAP; from the coding sequence ATGTGCCTGGGCATTCCCGGGAGGATTGTCGAGCTTCGTGACGACGGCGGATTCCCCATGGGCGTGGTGGACTTCGGCGGCGTCCGGCGCGAGGTGTGCCTGTCGTACGTGCAGGCCGACGCCGCCGTGGGGGACTACGTGATCGTGCACGTCGGCTTCGCGATCTCGAAGGTCGACGAATCCGAGGCGCGCCGCACCTTCGAAGTGCTCCGTGAGATGAGCCGACTCGACGAGCTCGACTGGATTGGCGAGGTGGCCGATGCGGCGCTCGCCGGACAATCCGCTGCGCCCGCACCGGGCGGAGCACCGTGA
- a CDS encoding transferrin receptor-like dimerization domain-containing protein, with protein sequence MRSVALTMLLSAGGLALTPLPADHDVLRGFTPESSKTQLEWEAKFKAIPQPTRMREAMRLLSARPHHVGSAYGKQNAEWIRDQFRSYGWQAEIETFDVLFPTPKERVVEMVAPTKFTANLDETAIDVDPTSGQKDEQLPPYVAYSADGDVTGPLVFVNYGVPADYDELERRGISVKGAIVIAKYGGSWRGIKPKVAAEHGAIGCIIYSDPANDGYAGGDVFPNGPMRPPQGVQRGSVADMPTYPGDPMTPGVGATKNAKRLPLDQVPTITKIPTLPISYGNAQPLLAALKGSVVPAAWRGGLPLTYRFGPGPAMVHLKVKSDWNMRTLHNVIAKLPGTTEADQWIVRGNHHDAWVNGAQDPISGLVAELEEARALGELVKQGWKPKRTIVYAAWDGEEPGLLGSTEWAETHADDLAKKAVVYINSDTNGRGFLNVAGSHTLEKFINDVQKDIDDPEAHVSVWKRSQAAAIRSGTADERKDAWKEGDLHIDALGSGSDYSPFLQHLGIAALNLGYGGEDEGGIYHSIYDDFYWYTHYSDTSFVYGRALAQTIGVAVMRLADADLLPFSFTNLAETARGYATELQRLRDTRNEQITGDNRSIDAGVYARVSDPREPMVGPARRSSPPQFNFAPLLNALDSLASAASRYDKAAASVPLQASGAARAASLKAVNERLVQAERALTSNDGLKGRPWYRHLLYAPGFYTGYGVKTMPAVREAIEQGQWGDVDREVARIASALSREASLVSQLAAELSPAK encoded by the coding sequence ATGCGCTCAGTTGCCCTCACCATGCTCCTCTCGGCAGGCGGTCTCGCCCTCACGCCACTGCCCGCCGACCACGATGTGCTTCGCGGTTTCACCCCGGAATCATCGAAGACCCAGCTCGAGTGGGAGGCGAAGTTCAAGGCCATTCCGCAGCCGACGCGGATGCGCGAGGCGATGCGGCTGCTCTCCGCCAGACCGCATCACGTCGGCTCAGCGTACGGCAAGCAGAATGCGGAGTGGATCCGCGACCAGTTCCGTTCCTACGGATGGCAGGCGGAGATCGAGACCTTCGACGTGCTTTTCCCGACGCCGAAAGAGCGCGTTGTCGAGATGGTCGCGCCGACGAAGTTCACCGCCAATCTCGACGAGACGGCCATAGACGTTGACCCGACCTCCGGCCAGAAGGACGAGCAGCTCCCGCCATACGTGGCCTACTCGGCCGACGGCGACGTCACCGGCCCGCTCGTCTTCGTCAACTACGGAGTTCCGGCTGACTACGACGAGCTCGAGCGCCGCGGCATATCGGTGAAGGGCGCCATCGTCATCGCGAAATACGGCGGCTCATGGCGCGGCATCAAGCCGAAGGTCGCGGCCGAGCATGGCGCGATCGGCTGTATCATCTACTCCGATCCGGCCAACGACGGCTACGCGGGCGGAGATGTCTTCCCCAATGGTCCGATGCGTCCGCCTCAGGGTGTGCAGCGCGGATCCGTCGCCGACATGCCCACGTATCCCGGCGATCCGATGACGCCCGGCGTCGGCGCGACGAAAAACGCGAAGCGGCTTCCGCTCGACCAGGTCCCGACTATCACGAAGATCCCGACGCTGCCGATCTCCTACGGAAATGCGCAGCCGCTGCTCGCTGCACTGAAAGGCTCGGTGGTGCCCGCCGCATGGCGCGGCGGATTGCCGCTCACATACCGCTTCGGCCCCGGCCCGGCGATGGTGCATCTCAAGGTGAAGTCCGACTGGAACATGCGCACCCTCCACAATGTCATCGCCAAGCTGCCCGGCACCACCGAGGCCGACCAGTGGATCGTCCGCGGCAATCATCACGACGCCTGGGTGAATGGCGCCCAGGATCCGATCTCCGGGCTCGTCGCCGAGCTGGAGGAGGCGCGCGCCCTCGGAGAGCTGGTGAAGCAGGGATGGAAGCCGAAGCGCACCATCGTCTACGCCGCGTGGGATGGGGAAGAGCCCGGACTCCTCGGCTCGACCGAATGGGCCGAGACTCACGCTGATGACCTGGCGAAGAAAGCCGTGGTGTACATCAATAGTGACACCAACGGCCGCGGCTTTCTCAACGTCGCCGGGTCGCACACGCTGGAGAAGTTCATCAACGACGTGCAAAAGGACATTGACGATCCCGAGGCGCACGTCAGTGTGTGGAAGCGGAGTCAGGCCGCTGCGATTCGGTCCGGCACTGCCGACGAGCGCAAGGATGCGTGGAAGGAGGGCGATCTTCATATAGATGCGCTCGGCTCCGGTTCCGATTACTCGCCGTTCCTCCAGCACCTGGGAATCGCCGCGCTCAATCTCGGCTACGGTGGGGAGGACGAGGGCGGGATCTATCATTCCATTTACGACGACTTCTACTGGTACACGCACTACAGTGACACGTCGTTCGTGTATGGCCGCGCGCTCGCGCAGACGATCGGTGTGGCGGTGATGCGCCTTGCTGACGCGGATCTGCTGCCGTTCTCGTTCACCAATCTGGCGGAGACTGCCAGGGGCTACGCGACCGAGCTCCAGCGACTGCGTGACACGCGCAACGAGCAGATCACCGGCGACAATCGTTCGATTGACGCTGGCGTGTATGCACGGGTGAGCGATCCGCGCGAGCCCATGGTGGGGCCGGCGCGCCGCAGTTCACCGCCTCAATTCAACTTCGCGCCTCTGCTCAACGCGCTCGATTCACTCGCCAGCGCGGCGTCGCGATACGACAAAGCAGCGGCTTCGGTTCCTTTGCAGGCATCAGGTGCGGCACGTGCCGCGTCGCTGAAGGCCGTGAACGAGCGGCTCGTGCAGGCCGAGCGCGCACTCACATCCAACGACGGTCTCAAGGGCAGGCCTTGGTACAGGCATCTTCTTTACGCTCCCGGCTTCTATACTGGATACGGCGTGAAGACCATGCCCGCCGTGCGCGAAGCGATCGAGCAGGGGCAGTGGGGTGACGTGGACCGCGAGGTTGCGCGGATCGCGAGCGCGCTGAGCAGGGAAGCGTCGCTGGTGAGTCAGCTCGCGGCGGAACTATCGCCGGCGAAGTGA
- a CDS encoding family 10 glycosylhydrolase, whose translation MNTASKGLLIGALLVAACAPQKPGTPGPRIATPPEVRALWVVRTTLAHPDSIRLMVARAHENGFNTLIVQVRGRGDAFYNARWEPRAESIVKRAKFDPLALTIKEAHRRGIAVHAWLNTNFLANMDNPPTDPRHIYNMRPDLLAVPYKLARELYSVDPRDSLFRAKILEYSKGARDRVEGVYMSPAAPETKEHVYSLWMDVLEHYDVDGINFDYVRYPAPDYDYSRISLYRFRLWLLPQLRDDERSRFAALESDPLVYVDSFPSGYNDFRRAQVTELVERIYYGVKKRNPNVIVSADVFANAKDAYENRFQDWTSWLRRGFLDVAALMAYSPNTQIFRDQIRVAVEAGGRDHVWAGIAAYRQPADSAVAKIHAARELGARGIVLFSYNSAARKSELNPDADYLQRVMKAAFQEAQITGFR comes from the coding sequence ATGAATACCGCTTCGAAGGGCTTGCTCATCGGCGCACTGCTAGTGGCGGCGTGCGCGCCCCAGAAGCCTGGAACGCCGGGCCCGCGAATCGCGACACCACCGGAGGTCCGCGCGTTATGGGTCGTCCGCACCACGCTGGCCCATCCCGACAGCATCAGGTTGATGGTCGCGCGCGCTCACGAGAACGGATTCAACACGCTCATCGTGCAGGTGCGCGGTCGCGGAGATGCGTTCTACAATGCGCGCTGGGAACCGCGGGCCGAATCGATCGTCAAGCGCGCGAAGTTCGATCCCCTCGCGCTGACCATCAAGGAAGCTCATCGCCGTGGCATCGCCGTGCATGCCTGGTTGAACACGAATTTCCTTGCCAACATGGACAATCCGCCGACTGACCCGCGCCACATCTACAACATGCGGCCGGATCTTCTCGCGGTTCCGTACAAACTCGCGCGCGAGCTGTACTCTGTCGATCCGCGCGATTCGCTGTTCCGCGCGAAGATACTGGAGTACTCGAAGGGTGCGCGCGATCGCGTGGAAGGAGTTTACATGTCGCCGGCTGCGCCGGAAACGAAGGAGCACGTTTATTCGCTATGGATGGACGTTCTCGAGCATTACGACGTCGATGGGATCAACTTCGACTATGTTCGCTATCCTGCACCGGATTACGATTACTCGCGCATCTCGCTCTACCGATTCCGTCTGTGGCTGCTGCCGCAACTGAGGGACGACGAGCGCTCCCGATTTGCGGCGCTGGAATCTGACCCCCTCGTTTACGTGGACTCCTTTCCGTCGGGATACAACGACTTCCGCCGTGCGCAGGTCACCGAGCTCGTCGAGCGTATTTATTACGGCGTCAAGAAGCGCAATCCGAATGTGATCGTGTCCGCTGATGTATTCGCCAACGCGAAGGATGCATACGAGAATCGTTTTCAGGACTGGACGAGCTGGCTGCGCCGTGGTTTCCTGGACGTTGCCGCGCTGATGGCGTACTCACCCAACACGCAGATCTTTCGAGATCAGATCCGCGTCGCTGTGGAGGCCGGTGGGCGCGATCACGTATGGGCGGGCATTGCCGCTTATCGCCAGCCTGCCGACTCCGCAGTGGCGAAGATCCATGCTGCACGCGAGCTCGGAGCCAGGGGCATCGTGCTGTTCTCGTACAATTCAGCGGCCCGTAAGAGCGAGCTCAATCCTGACGCCGATTATCTGCAGCGTGTCATGAAGGCCGCCTTTCAGGAAGCGCAGATCACGGGGTTCCGCTGA
- a CDS encoding hydrogenase small subunit — translation MMTPSAYAWTEGETLAQHFESRGVSRRDFVKFCSEIAVALGLGIAAGPRIARALESVKRPSVIWLQLQECTGCVESVLRTADPTIGDLLLDLISLDYNHTLMAGAGAAVERAKQSAMAANKGKYVLVVTGSIPTKEGGIYTVVGGRTAEDLVKEAAEGAAAILAVGACAHWGSVQAARPNPTGAVGVRDIIKNRPIVNIAGCPPIGDVITATIVHYLTFGRLPAVDREGRPLFAYRERIHDQCSRRAHFDAGQFVESFDDDSARKGWCLYSVGCKGPATFSPCPIFQWNTRTNWPIGAGHPCIGCTEPNFWDTMTPFYGRLPNVGGFPVEQRVDTIGAALAIGAAAGVAAHAAATVFTQIRRRKATHQVPETGPETENDDG, via the coding sequence ATGATGACTCCCTCCGCGTACGCTTGGACCGAAGGTGAAACCCTAGCCCAGCATTTCGAGTCGCGCGGTGTCTCGCGCCGCGATTTTGTGAAGTTCTGCAGCGAGATCGCTGTCGCACTTGGTCTCGGGATCGCCGCCGGCCCGCGCATCGCCAGGGCGCTCGAATCGGTGAAGCGGCCGAGCGTCATCTGGCTGCAGTTGCAGGAGTGCACCGGCTGTGTCGAGAGCGTGCTCCGCACCGCCGACCCGACCATCGGCGACCTTCTCCTCGACCTCATCTCGCTCGACTACAATCACACGCTCATGGCAGGGGCGGGTGCAGCAGTCGAACGGGCCAAGCAGAGTGCGATGGCCGCCAACAAGGGGAAGTACGTCCTCGTCGTCACCGGGTCGATCCCCACGAAGGAGGGCGGCATCTACACCGTGGTGGGTGGGCGCACCGCCGAGGATCTGGTGAAGGAAGCGGCTGAGGGCGCCGCCGCGATCCTTGCCGTCGGCGCGTGCGCGCACTGGGGGAGCGTGCAGGCGGCGCGCCCCAACCCCACGGGCGCGGTGGGCGTGCGTGACATCATCAAGAACCGGCCGATCGTGAACATCGCGGGCTGTCCACCCATCGGGGATGTGATCACCGCGACCATCGTGCACTACCTGACGTTCGGACGCCTGCCGGCCGTGGATCGCGAGGGGCGGCCCCTCTTCGCCTACCGCGAGCGCATCCATGACCAGTGCTCGCGCCGCGCGCATTTCGACGCCGGACAATTCGTCGAGTCGTTCGATGACGACTCCGCACGCAAGGGATGGTGCCTGTACTCCGTGGGGTGCAAAGGCCCGGCGACGTTCTCGCCGTGCCCGATCTTCCAGTGGAATACACGCACGAACTGGCCCATCGGCGCCGGCCATCCCTGCATCGGCTGCACTGAGCCGAACTTCTGGGACACGATGACGCCCTTCTACGGGCGGCTGCCGAATGTGGGTGGATTCCCGGTCGAGCAGCGCGTGGACACGATCGGCGCCGCGCTCGCCATTGGCGCGGCCGCCGGCGTCGCGGCGCACGCAGCCGCCACTGTGTTCACCCAGATCAGGCGCCGCAAGGCGACCCACCAGGTGCCGGAGACGGGACCCGAAACGGAGAATGACGATGGCTAG
- a CDS encoding multiheme c-type cytochrome, translated as MPSNMRFRVVTAVGVVLIAIAIAAFAVGRHWQQATQPAGAPRAGFVGATACASCHAAEYASWKSSQHAVAMQDAKPGAVLGRFDGTRFTSGAVTSTFFRRGDRYFVNTDGEDGALHDYEIRWTFGVYPLQQYLVELTGGRVQALTVAWDARPAVQGGQRWFSLTPGRAAGPPDELHWTGRQYNWNYMCADCHSTAVRKGYDERTNQFRTSFAEVNVACEACHGPGSRHAAWGRYPAWLRSIVWHDDGLEARLTERRGAHWTTDSTSGIPWRSASRRTDHEIETCAQCHARRVHIADGYTAGAHLLDYYIPALIFSGLYHPDGQQLGEVFNYGSFLQSKMYAFGVTCSDCHDPHTAKLRNPGNQVCTQCHLAAKYDTTAHHHHLAVGPGATCTSCHMPATTYMQVDPRHDHSIRIPRPDLTVAIGVPNACNACHTDRDARWAAAQIRVWYPTPLPGFQRFAGAFAADDRDDSSATDSLARVANDSTEPWFVRASALGRLAERPGSIALQAANVWAHDSRPLVRLAALQIAESFGAPQRLALGVPMLADSTRAVRQGAAWLLAPITDSLKSADQRRAFDAAAAEFVASQRYNADQPGNRIALGVFFAQRRQLDLAEAEFRAALRLDPRMAEAEAALAAIQRARGGAPPPQRNPH; from the coding sequence ATGCCATCGAATATGCGCTTCCGGGTCGTCACGGCAGTCGGCGTCGTCCTGATCGCGATCGCGATTGCGGCCTTCGCCGTCGGCCGGCATTGGCAACAGGCAACCCAGCCCGCTGGAGCGCCGCGCGCCGGGTTCGTCGGCGCCACGGCGTGCGCCTCGTGCCACGCCGCTGAGTACGCGTCCTGGAAATCGTCGCAGCACGCCGTCGCCATGCAGGACGCCAAGCCGGGCGCGGTGCTCGGCCGGTTCGACGGCACGCGCTTCACGAGCGGCGCCGTCACGTCGACGTTCTTCCGCCGCGGCGATCGCTACTTCGTGAACACCGACGGCGAAGACGGCGCGCTGCATGATTACGAGATCCGCTGGACGTTCGGCGTCTATCCGCTCCAGCAGTACCTCGTGGAGCTCACCGGCGGACGCGTGCAGGCGCTCACCGTCGCCTGGGACGCTCGCCCCGCCGTCCAGGGCGGGCAACGCTGGTTCTCGCTTACGCCTGGTCGCGCCGCCGGACCGCCGGACGAGCTCCACTGGACGGGGCGTCAATACAACTGGAATTACATGTGCGCCGACTGTCATTCGACGGCTGTCCGAAAAGGCTACGACGAGCGCACCAATCAGTTCCGCACGTCGTTCGCCGAAGTCAACGTGGCGTGCGAAGCGTGTCATGGTCCCGGCTCGCGGCACGCGGCGTGGGGGCGCTATCCCGCCTGGCTGCGCTCAATCGTCTGGCACGACGATGGACTCGAAGCGCGGCTCACAGAGCGTCGCGGCGCGCATTGGACCACCGATTCGACGTCGGGCATTCCCTGGCGCAGCGCGTCGCGTCGCACCGATCACGAGATCGAGACGTGTGCCCAGTGTCACGCCCGCCGCGTGCACATCGCCGATGGCTATACGGCCGGCGCGCACTTGCTCGACTACTACATCCCGGCGCTCATCTTCTCCGGCCTGTACCATCCGGACGGCCAGCAGCTGGGCGAGGTCTTCAACTACGGCTCGTTTCTGCAGAGCAAGATGTACGCATTCGGCGTGACCTGCTCTGATTGTCACGATCCGCACACAGCGAAATTGCGCAACCCCGGCAATCAGGTCTGCACGCAGTGCCACCTCGCCGCGAAGTACGACACGACCGCGCACCATCATCACCTCGCCGTCGGTCCCGGCGCGACGTGCACGTCCTGCCACATGCCCGCGACCACGTACATGCAGGTCGATCCGCGTCATGATCACAGCATCCGCATCCCGCGGCCGGATCTCACGGTGGCCATCGGTGTCCCGAACGCCTGCAATGCGTGCCACACGGATCGCGACGCACGCTGGGCCGCCGCGCAGATCCGTGTCTGGTATCCGACTCCGCTGCCGGGATTTCAGCGCTTCGCCGGCGCGTTCGCGGCCGACGATCGAGACGACTCGAGCGCGACCGACTCGCTCGCCCGTGTGGCCAACGACTCCACCGAGCCATGGTTCGTGCGCGCCTCCGCACTCGGCCGGCTCGCCGAGCGCCCGGGCTCAATCGCGCTCCAGGCGGCAAATGTGTGGGCGCACGACAGCCGGCCACTCGTTCGCCTCGCGGCGCTGCAGATCGCGGAGAGCTTCGGCGCCCCGCAGCGGCTTGCACTCGGCGTGCCGATGCTCGCCGACAGCACTCGCGCCGTGCGCCAGGGCGCGGCCTGGCTGCTTGCGCCGATTACCGATTCACTGAAGAGCGCCGATCAGCGGCGCGCGTTCGATGCCGCGGCCGCGGAGTTCGTCGCGAGCCAGCGCTACAACGCCGATCAGCCGGGCAATCGCATCGCGCTCGGCGTGTTCTTCGCGCAGCGCCGCCAGCTCGATTTGGCGGAAGCAGAGTTCCGTGCGGCGCTGCGGCTGGATCCGCGAATGGCCGAGGCGGAGGCCGCGCTTGCGGCGATCCAGAGGGCCCGGGGCGGCGCGCCGCCGCCGCAGCGGAATCCGCACTGA